A portion of the Magnolia sinica isolate HGM2019 chromosome 17, MsV1, whole genome shotgun sequence genome contains these proteins:
- the LOC131231820 gene encoding uncharacterized protein LOC131231820: MEKDGKKKEALHPLSSKKHGPFHMARVALYMIRRRSNHKSVPAHVNVVEKSFWKRLVCAMRPLHHHSLQNSPPLPLITMGPATNSFHDVPQLPPPSPDFMPRVIEDGMSSRYTSAVDLKELDNDENGGSNVGHVIVIANDDEINGEDGDEPSGPNAIDMQAEEFIANFYEQMRLQRMESMDRYNRMFNGGED, from the coding sequence ATGGAAAAGGATGGTAAGAAGAAAGAGGCCCTCCATCCTCTTTCTTCTAAAAAGCACGGCCCGTTTCATATGGCACGGGTCGCACTTTACATGATCAGGCGCCGATCCAACCACAAATCGGTGCCTGCTCATGTAAATGTGGTGGAGAAGAGCTTCTGGAAGAGGCTAGTGTGCGCGATGCGCCCGCTACACCACCACAGCCTACAGAACTCCCCACCATTGCCGCTCATCACCATGGGGCCCGCTACAAACTCATTCCATGATGTGCCCCAGCTCCCTCCACCCTCACCAGACTTCATGCCGCGTGTCATCGAGGACGGCATGAGTAGCCGGTACACATCGGCGGTGGACCTAAAGGAGCTCGACAATGATGAGAATGGAGGGAGCAATGTGGGCCACGTCATTGTCATTGCCAATGATGATGAGATCAACGGTGAGGATGGTGACGAGCCCAGTGGCCCAAATGCAATCGACATGCAGGCTGAGGAGTTCATAGCCAACTTCTACGAGCAGATGAGGCTACAGCGCATGGAATCCATGGACCGTTACAATAGGATGTTCAATGGGGGTGAAGATTAA